The genomic stretch TCAAAGAATGTGCTTTTGAAGTGCGTCGTGGTGTTTCGCGGCAGCCCGATCGGTGAATCGAATGGAATCGAGCTACATGACAGCATCGTCGTCGCGATTGCCCTTGAGCCTTCAGTCGAATTCGCCTTACCGTCCCGCTGTAGCCAGTTTCGCCTTTAGAGCTCATCCACGGGATCCGATCGATGACGACGTCCTACCCCCTGACCGATGCCCCCGTCTCGCCGCACGTTGCTGATGATGAGCAAACCCTCGGCCAGTTCATTCCGCTCCTGTACCACTACAACATGCTGCAGGACGCAGACCGCGTCGGCGCCTTCCGCGAAGCGATCGATTTAGTCGTCCAGCCGGGCATGCACGTGGTCGAACTCGGCGGCGGCACCGGAATTTTGTCGTCATTCGCCGCCAAGAGGGGCGCCCGCGTCACCTGCGTCGAACGCAATCCCGAACTCGTCGCGTGTGCCCGACGGTTTGTCGGCCTGAACGAACTGGAGGAACAAATCACCGTCGTGCGAGCCGATGCTTGCGAGTTCGTCAGCGATACGCCCGTCGATGTCGTCGTTTGCGAAATGCTGCACGTGGGCCTACTTCGTGAAAAACAGGCGCAAGTCATCGCGGCCTTCAAGAAGAACCACGTACGAAAACACGGTCCAAAACTGCCGATTTTCCTGCCGGAAGCCTCGATTTTGATGGCCGAACCGGTCACCCAGTCGTTCGATTTCGCAGGCTACCACGCGCCTGTGCCGCTCTTC from Rubripirellula tenax encodes the following:
- a CDS encoding methyltransferase domain-containing protein, which codes for MTTSYPLTDAPVSPHVADDEQTLGQFIPLLYHYNMLQDADRVGAFREAIDLVVQPGMHVVELGGGTGILSSFAAKRGARVTCVERNPELVACARRFVGLNELEEQITVVRADACEFVSDTPVDVVVCEMLHVGLLREKQAQVIAAFKKNHVRKHGPKLPIFLPEASILMAEPVTQSFDFAGYHAPVPLFHPPRVDQPGTQAITTLSPYANIAYDGTIPMKFNVRQDVTPTNNGQANAVRFVTQNVITVDIDSQRAITWPNQCLVLPLRQPVKLTMGMKAEMSFHYQAGGSVESLASTLKLVSIAR